From the Paludibacterium paludis genome, one window contains:
- a CDS encoding siderophore-interacting protein, which translates to MLPPQNTCTITLISRRQLSPSMVRLTFHGKVGDFPIRHGRNVKLMMPCLPGQGDGVVKRIYTIRHLNADAGTIDIDFVLHEPDGPASHFARHAAPGDSLQMIGPKGALTLPAGLPVFIAGDASALPAIGALLESLPADATGTALIHVPLPADEQALSCPPGVRLVWLHGGDTDILYRQAASSPVDDWRDAFIWVAAESGLVRRLRDHYARHGRPGRHHTRIMGYWKAGQSETEYHEERHREMDED; encoded by the coding sequence ATGCTCCCACCGCAGAACACCTGCACAATCACGCTGATCTCGCGGCGCCAGCTCTCCCCGTCCATGGTCCGCCTGACTTTTCACGGCAAGGTCGGGGATTTCCCGATCCGGCACGGACGCAACGTCAAACTGATGATGCCGTGCTTGCCGGGGCAAGGAGACGGCGTGGTCAAGCGCATCTACACCATCCGCCACCTGAACGCCGACGCCGGCACGATCGACATCGATTTCGTGCTGCACGAACCGGATGGGCCCGCCTCGCATTTTGCGCGGCATGCCGCCCCCGGCGACTCACTGCAGATGATCGGCCCGAAAGGCGCGCTGACCCTGCCCGCCGGCCTGCCGGTGTTCATCGCCGGCGACGCCAGCGCCCTCCCCGCCATCGGCGCGCTGCTCGAGTCCTTGCCGGCCGATGCCACCGGCACGGCGCTGATCCATGTGCCGCTTCCCGCCGACGAGCAGGCGCTGTCCTGTCCGCCCGGTGTGCGGCTGGTCTGGCTGCACGGCGGCGACACGGACATCCTTTACCGGCAAGCGGCGAGCAGTCCGGTCGACGACTGGCGCGACGCCTTCATCTGGGTGGCGGCCGAATCGGGCCTGGTGAGACGCCTGCGCGACCACTATGCCCGGCACGGCCGCCCGGGCCGTCACCACACGCGGATCATGGGATACTGGAAAGCCGGGCAGTCGGAAACCGAATACCATGAGGAGCGCCATCGGGAAATGGACGAGGATTGA
- a CDS encoding DUF1615 domain-containing protein encodes MKLRTLSVACVVLLLAACSTPTPLPVVTPVSPTPAAEPLPEPVAPPPVKPSTPPARVVVPAPVPQLSDAAGRALLSALLPASMPGRKGWVDDISGAFRALKIPYTPENFCAAAAVIEQESSWQADPVVPGLPKIVWGKIEERAARYHLPMPLVKAGLLKPSRDGRSYKARIDSLRTETEMNALYEEMASEARSIGLPVGMHNPIRTGGPMQVSVEFAEGHVRAWPYPYTHSGPLRQEVFSRRGGTYFGIAMLLQYPAPYSDMVYRFADYNAGRYSSRNAAVQEILARLTGQRLMLDGDLLRYDENSRPSGQTSASQKALYTLAGRLGMNRSEIDRDLAREKYSDFADTRLYQRLYAIAGPAAPRARLPGIDLKSPKITRKLTTAWFAQRVDGRYRTCLARKP; translated from the coding sequence GTGAAACTGCGTACACTATCGGTTGCCTGCGTCGTGCTGTTATTGGCGGCGTGCTCCACACCGACCCCGCTTCCCGTTGTCACCCCTGTTTCCCCCACGCCTGCGGCGGAACCTCTGCCCGAACCGGTGGCGCCGCCGCCGGTCAAGCCGTCGACGCCACCCGCGCGCGTTGTCGTGCCGGCGCCTGTGCCGCAATTGAGCGACGCGGCCGGGCGGGCGCTGTTGTCCGCGCTGCTGCCGGCCTCCATGCCGGGACGGAAGGGCTGGGTGGACGACATCTCCGGCGCGTTCAGGGCGCTGAAGATCCCCTATACCCCGGAAAATTTCTGCGCCGCCGCCGCGGTGATCGAGCAGGAGTCGAGCTGGCAGGCCGATCCTGTGGTGCCCGGGCTGCCGAAGATCGTCTGGGGCAAGATCGAGGAGCGCGCCGCGCGCTATCACTTGCCCATGCCGCTGGTGAAAGCCGGCCTGCTCAAACCGTCACGGGACGGCCGCAGCTACAAGGCGCGCATCGACAGCCTGCGCACGGAAACGGAGATGAATGCGCTGTACGAGGAAATGGCCTCCGAGGCGCGCTCCATCGGACTGCCTGTCGGCATGCACAATCCGATCCGCACCGGCGGGCCGATGCAGGTGAGCGTGGAGTTCGCCGAGGGGCATGTGCGGGCCTGGCCGTATCCATACACCCATTCCGGCCCCTTGCGTCAGGAAGTGTTTTCCCGGCGGGGCGGGACGTACTTCGGGATTGCCATGCTGCTGCAGTATCCCGCCCCGTACAGCGACATGGTCTACCGCTTCGCCGACTATAACGCCGGACGCTATTCCAGCCGCAATGCGGCCGTGCAGGAAATTCTGGCAAGACTCACCGGCCAGCGTCTGATGCTCGACGGCGACTTGCTGCGCTACGATGAAAACAGTCGACCGTCCGGCCAGACCAGCGCTTCGCAAAAGGCGCTGTACACCCTGGCGGGTCGCCTTGGCATGAACCGCAGCGAAATCGACCGGGATCTCGCGCGGGAAAAGTACAGCGATTTCGCCGACACCCGGCTCTATCAGCGGCTTTACGCCATCGCCGGCCCTGCCGCGCCGCGCGCGCGCCTGCCGGGGATCGACCTGAAGAGCCCGAAAATCACCCGAAAACTGACAACCGCCTGGTTCGCCCAGCGCGTGGATGGCCGCTACCGGACGTGTCTGGCGCGCAAACCGTAA
- a CDS encoding helicase-related protein produces MTDPFAASPDDIAIDDYLSEHRAALVRAEGSYALSVHGELDIDGLAVPYHLVPDEGFLGKSGKWRKLDAASRLELVMARWNADSQARLEKQLAACAREVLTIAGRESLDPSRALAAFQAKYELARVRCAIALDRIAAAQGRETATRAAQRARDAVNLARYPESFQTAHAMQRHFIAVLGPTNSGKTHAAMEHLEKAASGIYLAPLRLLALENYTRLQKAGIAVSLITGEQRKLHPEATHVASTVEMLNPERIVEVAVIDEIQLLDDPDRGAAWTAAVCGVPAATVYLLGAPEAREAIESLVARVGGTLEVRTMKRKSPLEMDKAPLLSLSHLRAGDVLIAFSRRDVLNWRDKVIEKGFSVSAIYGNLSPEVRQAQAERFVAGETQVVVATDAIGMGLNTPARRVIFTTSSKWDGYAEGTIAAPLARQIAGRAGRFGQHEAGFVAGFDGHTHKTIAALLRQKPEPLPTSGFFVAPNLGYLQEIADATGETSLRALLGLFAKHINVHDEFFLPANLSEQMEKAQWLDTLSLSLADRFTLSLCPVSTKIAMLDRALRDWAALRARGRRAPLLRMEGMGGRHQLQYLEDTCKLYAAYAWLGYRMPDTFPDGEMAQLLMQSTSEKIDALLQVQNARQRKDHRKHTAANKAGRNPPPRRFTRK; encoded by the coding sequence ATGACCGATCCGTTTGCCGCCTCTCCCGACGATATTGCCATCGATGACTACCTGTCCGAACACCGGGCGGCCCTGGTCCGGGCCGAGGGCAGTTACGCGCTGTCCGTGCATGGCGAACTGGACATCGACGGGCTCGCCGTACCCTACCATCTGGTGCCGGATGAAGGCTTTCTCGGCAAAAGCGGCAAATGGCGCAAGCTCGATGCCGCCTCGCGTCTCGAGCTGGTCATGGCGCGCTGGAACGCCGACAGTCAGGCCCGGCTGGAGAAACAGCTCGCGGCCTGCGCCCGGGAAGTGCTGACCATCGCCGGACGGGAAAGCCTCGACCCGTCGCGGGCGCTGGCGGCGTTTCAGGCAAAGTACGAGCTGGCGCGGGTGCGCTGCGCCATCGCGCTGGACCGCATCGCGGCGGCGCAGGGACGGGAAACCGCCACGCGCGCCGCGCAACGCGCCCGCGACGCGGTCAACCTGGCCCGCTATCCGGAATCGTTCCAGACCGCTCACGCCATGCAGCGCCATTTCATCGCTGTACTGGGCCCGACCAATTCGGGCAAGACCCATGCCGCCATGGAGCACCTGGAAAAAGCCGCCAGCGGGATCTATCTCGCCCCCTTGCGCTTGCTCGCCCTGGAAAACTACACCCGCCTGCAAAAAGCCGGCATCGCCGTCAGCCTGATCACCGGGGAGCAGCGCAAACTGCATCCGGAGGCCACGCACGTCGCGAGTACCGTGGAAATGCTCAATCCCGAACGGATCGTCGAAGTGGCCGTCATCGATGAAATCCAGTTGCTCGACGATCCGGACCGCGGCGCGGCCTGGACGGCGGCGGTGTGCGGCGTGCCGGCGGCCACCGTGTACCTGCTCGGTGCGCCGGAGGCCCGGGAAGCGATCGAGTCGCTGGTCGCGCGCGTGGGCGGCACGCTGGAAGTGCGTACGATGAAGCGCAAGTCCCCGCTGGAAATGGACAAGGCGCCGCTGCTGTCATTGAGCCATCTGCGCGCCGGCGATGTCCTGATCGCCTTCTCGCGCCGCGACGTGCTCAACTGGCGCGACAAGGTCATTGAAAAAGGCTTCTCGGTTTCCGCGATCTACGGAAACCTTTCTCCCGAGGTGCGCCAGGCCCAGGCCGAGCGCTTCGTCGCGGGGGAAACGCAGGTCGTTGTGGCGACCGATGCAATTGGCATGGGACTGAACACGCCGGCCAGACGGGTGATTTTTACGACGTCGAGTAAATGGGATGGCTATGCCGAAGGCACCATCGCCGCTCCGCTCGCCCGGCAGATCGCCGGCCGGGCTGGCCGTTTCGGACAGCACGAAGCCGGATTTGTCGCCGGTTTCGACGGACACACGCACAAGACGATCGCCGCCTTGCTGCGCCAGAAGCCGGAACCCCTGCCCACCAGCGGCTTTTTCGTGGCGCCGAATCTCGGTTACTTGCAGGAGATCGCCGATGCCACGGGGGAAACCTCGTTGCGCGCCCTGCTCGGTCTGTTCGCCAAACACATCAACGTGCACGATGAGTTTTTCCTGCCGGCCAACCTGTCCGAACAAATGGAAAAGGCCCAGTGGCTGGATACCCTGAGCCTTTCTCTCGCCGACCGCTTCACATTGAGTCTCTGCCCGGTCTCCACCAAGATCGCCATGCTCGACCGGGCATTGCGCGACTGGGCGGCGCTGCGGGCCCGGGGACGCCGCGCGCCGCTATTGCGCATGGAGGGCATGGGCGGACGCCATCAGCTGCAGTACCTGGAAGACACCTGCAAGCTCTACGCCGCCTACGCCTGGCTGGGATACCGGATGCCCGACACCTTCCCCGATGGCGAGATGGCGCAGTTGCTGATGCAGTCGACCTCGGAAAAGATCGACGCTTTGCTGCAGGTGCAGAACGCCCGGCAGCGCAAGGATCACCGCAAGCACACCGCCGCGAACAAGGCGGGACGGAATCCACCGCCCCGCCGTTTCACGCGCAAGTGA
- a CDS encoding cold-shock protein codes for MATGTVKWFNDAKGFGFITPDEGGEDLFAHFSAINANGFKSLQEGQKVSFDVTTGPKGKQASNISVL; via the coding sequence ATGGCAACTGGTACCGTCAAGTGGTTCAATGATGCTAAAGGTTTTGGTTTTATCACCCCGGACGAAGGTGGTGAAGATCTTTTCGCCCACTTTTCCGCGATAAACGCCAATGGCTTCAAGTCGCTGCAGGAAGGTCAGAAGGTGAGCTTCGATGTCACCACCGGCCCGAAAGGCAAGCAGGCTTCGAACATCTCGGTGCTGTAA
- a CDS encoding TonB-dependent receptor domain-containing protein, whose protein sequence is MKHKPLVLTCALAGVWGAAPASALAAEPVVVLDSVVVTASGYEQKIKEAPASISVITREQLTRMPVANLNDAVRHLEGVNIVGGDPNDKDISLRGMPGSYTLIMVDGKRQGTREAMNRGTGGVQSFFMPPKEAIERIEVVRGPMSSLYGSDAMGGVINIITRKMPKAWHGSFSAGGTLQKRKDAGNGTEAGFWVGGPLIEDTLSLQLYGNYQERHEDAIFYPSNTTAGASGNRDSDYTAKLNYRPTANQDVEFEAGHQSLRYYSNPGKTLAASDKKSSTTHERDHWAISHSGRWSFGNTRAALYQEEETLKNSTSSSEPRITNTTFDGQLTLPFDRHVVKTGAQAGRQALRGVGKGDNQPGHPANADSINVNTWAVFAEDEFAVTDKLTLTGGARVDHHSVYGSHTTPRLYAVYALTPQWTLRGGVATGFKAPTLRQISPSYCMRTGGGSSKLGTLCGNTELKAEKSTSGEIGVRYDGTDRQSFSVTLFNNDFKDMVTSYDTGKPDKLTPGRSLYIYDNIAKVTIRGLEVGAVQPIGRDWKVTAKYTYLDSKRKESRETTFAGQSLNGQPLDRTPKHNLMVQLDWAASENANLWLRGNAYSKMYWAAFRNGAKGVRERPASHTFDLGGSYAITKSLSVNAAVLNLTDKVLPIDTRTREEGLSGNWMVDEGRRLWATVNYQF, encoded by the coding sequence ATGAAACACAAACCACTGGTTCTGACCTGCGCTCTGGCCGGCGTCTGGGGAGCGGCCCCCGCCAGCGCGCTGGCGGCCGAGCCCGTTGTCGTGCTCGATTCCGTCGTGGTCACCGCTTCCGGGTACGAACAGAAAATCAAGGAAGCGCCGGCCAGCATCTCGGTCATCACCCGCGAACAGCTGACACGCATGCCGGTGGCCAATCTCAATGACGCGGTGCGCCATCTCGAGGGCGTGAACATCGTCGGCGGCGACCCCAACGACAAGGATATCTCGCTGCGAGGCATGCCCGGTTCCTATACGCTCATCATGGTGGATGGCAAGCGTCAGGGCACCCGCGAGGCCATGAACCGGGGTACCGGCGGCGTCCAGTCCTTCTTCATGCCTCCCAAGGAAGCGATCGAGCGCATCGAAGTGGTGCGCGGACCGATGTCGTCGTTGTACGGCTCGGACGCCATGGGCGGGGTGATCAACATCATCACCCGCAAGATGCCCAAGGCGTGGCACGGCAGTTTCAGCGCGGGCGGCACCCTGCAAAAGCGCAAGGACGCGGGCAACGGCACCGAGGCCGGTTTCTGGGTCGGTGGCCCGCTGATTGAGGACACGCTGTCGCTGCAGTTGTACGGCAATTACCAGGAGCGTCACGAAGACGCGATTTTCTACCCGAGCAACACCACGGCGGGAGCCTCCGGAAACCGGGATTCCGATTACACCGCGAAACTCAACTACCGGCCGACCGCCAATCAGGACGTGGAGTTCGAAGCCGGGCACCAGAGCCTTCGCTATTACTCCAATCCGGGCAAGACACTGGCCGCTTCCGATAAAAAGAGCAGCACGACCCATGAGCGCGACCACTGGGCCATCAGCCATTCCGGCCGCTGGTCCTTCGGCAACACGCGGGCGGCACTGTATCAGGAAGAAGAAACGCTGAAGAACAGCACGTCCAGCAGCGAACCACGCATCACCAACACCACCTTCGACGGTCAACTGACGCTGCCTTTCGACCGGCATGTAGTGAAAACCGGCGCGCAGGCAGGACGTCAGGCATTGCGCGGCGTGGGCAAGGGAGACAATCAGCCGGGGCATCCGGCCAATGCCGACTCCATCAACGTCAACACTTGGGCCGTTTTCGCCGAGGACGAGTTCGCCGTCACCGACAAACTTACGCTGACCGGCGGTGCCCGCGTCGATCACCACTCGGTGTATGGATCGCACACCACTCCGCGCCTGTACGCCGTCTATGCGCTGACGCCGCAGTGGACATTGCGCGGCGGTGTGGCGACCGGATTCAAGGCGCCGACCCTGCGGCAGATTTCGCCTTCCTACTGCATGAGAACCGGCGGCGGCTCCTCCAAGCTTGGCACCCTGTGCGGCAATACCGAACTCAAGGCGGAAAAGAGCACGTCGGGCGAAATCGGTGTCCGCTACGATGGCACGGACCGGCAAAGCTTCAGCGTGACGCTGTTCAACAACGACTTCAAGGACATGGTCACCAGCTACGATACAGGCAAACCCGACAAACTGACGCCGGGAAGAAGTCTGTACATTTACGACAACATCGCCAAGGTAACCATCCGCGGCCTCGAAGTCGGCGCCGTTCAGCCGATCGGCCGGGACTGGAAAGTCACCGCCAAGTACACCTATCTCGACTCGAAACGCAAGGAAAGCCGCGAGACGACATTCGCCGGGCAGTCGCTCAACGGCCAGCCGCTCGACAGGACGCCCAAGCACAACCTGATGGTGCAACTTGACTGGGCGGCGAGCGAGAACGCCAATCTCTGGCTGCGCGGCAATGCCTACAGCAAAATGTACTGGGCGGCCTTCCGCAACGGCGCCAAAGGGGTGCGCGAACGCCCGGCGAGCCACACCTTCGATTTGGGCGGCTCCTACGCCATCACCAAGTCGCTGTCGGTCAATGCCGCCGTGCTCAACCTGACCGACAAGGTCCTGCCGATCGACACGCGCACTCGCGAAGAAGGGCTGTCCGGCAACTGGATGGTCGATGAAGGCCGCCGCCTGTGGGCCACCGTCAACTACCAGTTCTGA